One genomic window of Haloferax mediterranei ATCC 33500 includes the following:
- a CDS encoding NosD domain-containing protein codes for MALVTPTATRWTAAAVALVFVLASVSFVVPATGTVSPVPFDDTVKTGGTSVDILLSDGEGFEVPVAQVHFSRYRYVIGYYDVTTAAADISTSESARQFGDPLAVFVTDYATVTPALGEDNYLRTENNRTPGWVKASEASFVVDSGARVPSGPIAVPFSDADAAQSFADEHGGEVIDWRTLQDRTGSPLSSRLAAFESSVKSHHDWANQTVAASDSLFDRPVSTVVGEDAPTVEAAVESAPNGTAVYVPAGTYSVESVDLNRSITLVGAGTETALVDDGNDTAVHIRADRAAVANLSISGVGDVGTRRIRVTNESVDWDTRVQLAYGRGDTGIVLDGANGSAVRNVRIDTPASGVIVRESASSVLDNLTVQGAEDPSDGFMGVVLIGERSVVEDSTFLDGRDGVYTHRADGSVVRNNHMEDGRYGVHEMYTSDMLVADNVVRENRIGVIIMTRPVGNLVVGNDVQDSNFGFIPAGSDTYVADNVFANNEYGMDVSGDRQVYVRNVVAGNEIGVRGSSTFPTNVVVRNDIVDNDVQVESALGPMRTWTREGDGNYWGDLPLEDADGDGVYDRAFQPSGPVDAELGRSPTALVLSRSPVMDALRRARDDVAGLRGSGVVDAASRTEPVQPDVLARVNATGEADV; via the coding sequence ATGGCACTTGTTACCCCTACGGCGACCCGGTGGACCGCCGCCGCGGTGGCTCTCGTGTTCGTCCTCGCAAGCGTTTCGTTCGTCGTTCCCGCCACGGGGACGGTTTCACCGGTTCCGTTCGACGACACCGTCAAGACCGGCGGCACGTCGGTCGATATTCTCCTATCAGATGGCGAGGGTTTCGAAGTCCCGGTTGCACAGGTTCACTTCTCGCGGTACCGCTACGTCATCGGCTACTACGACGTGACAACCGCGGCCGCCGACATCTCGACCTCCGAAAGTGCCCGCCAGTTCGGCGACCCGCTCGCCGTATTCGTCACTGACTACGCGACGGTCACTCCGGCCCTCGGCGAGGACAACTACCTCCGAACCGAGAACAACCGCACTCCCGGTTGGGTCAAGGCATCTGAGGCGTCGTTCGTCGTCGACTCGGGTGCTCGCGTCCCGTCCGGCCCCATCGCCGTCCCGTTTTCAGATGCTGACGCCGCGCAGTCGTTCGCCGACGAACACGGTGGCGAAGTCATCGATTGGCGGACGCTTCAGGACCGAACCGGCAGTCCACTCTCGTCACGACTCGCTGCCTTTGAATCGTCCGTCAAGTCCCACCACGACTGGGCCAACCAGACTGTCGCTGCGAGTGATTCGCTGTTCGACCGCCCCGTCTCGACTGTCGTGGGCGAGGATGCGCCAACCGTCGAGGCAGCCGTCGAATCGGCACCGAACGGCACCGCCGTCTACGTCCCCGCCGGAACGTACTCGGTCGAGTCGGTCGACCTGAATCGCTCGATTACCCTCGTCGGGGCCGGAACCGAGACGGCACTCGTCGACGACGGCAACGACACCGCCGTCCACATCCGCGCCGACCGCGCCGCCGTGGCGAACCTCTCTATCTCCGGCGTCGGTGATGTCGGCACCCGACGCATCCGTGTGACAAACGAGTCTGTCGATTGGGACACCCGCGTCCAACTCGCCTACGGCCGCGGCGACACCGGTATCGTCCTCGACGGGGCGAACGGGTCCGCGGTTCGAAACGTCCGTATCGACACGCCCGCAAGCGGCGTCATCGTCCGCGAGAGCGCGAGCAGCGTCCTCGACAATCTGACTGTACAGGGTGCTGAAGACCCATCTGACGGCTTCATGGGCGTCGTCCTCATCGGCGAGCGCTCGGTCGTCGAGGATTCGACGTTCCTCGACGGACGCGACGGTGTCTACACCCACCGCGCGGACGGGAGTGTCGTCAGGAACAACCACATGGAAGACGGACGCTACGGCGTCCACGAGATGTACACTTCGGACATGCTCGTCGCCGACAACGTTGTCCGCGAAAACCGAATCGGGGTCATCATCATGACCCGCCCCGTCGGAAACCTCGTGGTCGGAAACGACGTGCAAGACTCGAACTTCGGCTTCATCCCCGCCGGAAGCGACACCTACGTCGCCGACAACGTCTTCGCAAACAACGAGTACGGCATGGACGTAAGCGGCGACAGGCAAGTGTACGTCCGGAACGTCGTTGCTGGCAACGAAATCGGCGTCCGCGGGAGTTCGACCTTCCCGACGAACGTCGTCGTCCGAAACGATATCGTCGACAACGACGTGCAGGTCGAATCGGCGCTCGGGCCGATGCGAACGTGGACCCGAGAAGGCGACGGCAACTACTGGGGCGACCTTCCACTCGAAGACGCCGACGGCGACGGGGTCTACGACCGGGCATTCCAGCCATCCGGGCCGGTTGACGCCGAACTCGGCCGAAGCCCCACCGCACTCGTCCTCTCACGGTCGCCCGTGATGGACGCTCTTCGCCGCGCCCGCGACGACGTGGCCGGACTCCGCGGGTCCGGCGTCGTCGATGCTGCGTCCCGGACGGAGCCAGTACAACCGGACGTACTCGCCAGAGTGAACGCGACGGGGGAAGCAGATGTCTGA
- a CDS encoding acyl-CoA mutase large subunit family protein: protein MYDDEDLASIREAREQWESETRDPFLEKGGERKDRFATVSNHEVDDLYTPEDVSDLDYEEDLGFPGESPYTRGVYPTMYRGRTWTMRQFAGFGTATETNERFHYLIENGQTGLSTAFDMPSLMGKDSDDPLSDGEVGKEGVAVDTLRDMEVLFDGIDIGDVTTSFTINPSAPVVFAMYVALADNRGVSRDQIGGTFQNDMLKEFIAQKEWVIPPEPSLKLVTDTVEFAADETPRIRPISVSGYHIREAGSTAIQELAFTLADGFAYVEDAVDRGLDIDEFAPQLSFFFNSHNSIFEEVAKFRAARRIYHHVMTEWYGAEDERSKQLKFHTQTAGQSLTAQQPLNNIVRVTIQALAGVLGGTQSLHTNSFDEALALPSEEAVTVALRTQQIIAEESGAADVIDPLGGSFFIEKLTDEIEDEAMAYIEEIREMGDGSVRDGVLAGIDEGYYHKEIGEASYEYQSRVEKNEEIVVGVNKYATDGDTKPDLLHVEDEVQDRQLERLESVKQERDDEEVEAALDELRETIEAEENVMPVLVDAVKAYATMGEIMDVFEAKYGAYREKIGLA, encoded by the coding sequence ATGTACGACGACGAGGACTTGGCGTCCATTCGCGAGGCACGCGAACAGTGGGAATCAGAGACTCGCGACCCGTTCCTCGAAAAGGGTGGAGAGCGCAAAGACCGGTTTGCGACCGTCTCGAACCACGAGGTCGACGACCTCTACACGCCCGAGGACGTTTCCGACCTCGACTACGAGGAGGACCTCGGCTTCCCCGGTGAGTCGCCCTACACCCGCGGGGTATATCCAACGATGTACCGCGGCCGCACGTGGACGATGCGCCAGTTCGCCGGGTTCGGAACCGCGACAGAGACGAACGAGCGGTTCCACTACCTCATCGAAAACGGCCAGACGGGACTGTCGACCGCGTTCGACATGCCCTCGCTCATGGGAAAGGATTCGGACGACCCGCTTTCGGATGGCGAAGTTGGGAAGGAAGGCGTCGCCGTCGACACGCTCCGCGACATGGAGGTCCTCTTCGACGGCATCGACATCGGCGATGTGACCACGTCCTTTACCATCAACCCCTCCGCGCCGGTCGTCTTCGCCATGTATGTCGCGCTCGCGGACAACCGCGGTGTGTCCCGTGACCAAATTGGAGGGACCTTCCAGAACGACATGCTCAAGGAGTTCATCGCACAGAAGGAGTGGGTCATTCCGCCCGAACCGTCGCTCAAACTCGTCACCGACACGGTCGAGTTCGCCGCCGACGAGACCCCGCGCATCCGACCCATCTCGGTTTCCGGGTACCACATCCGTGAGGCCGGGTCGACGGCGATTCAGGAACTCGCATTCACCCTCGCCGACGGCTTCGCTTACGTCGAAGACGCGGTGGACCGCGGCCTCGACATCGACGAGTTCGCCCCGCAACTCTCGTTCTTCTTCAACTCGCACAACTCCATCTTCGAGGAAGTTGCAAAGTTCCGCGCCGCTCGGCGGATTTACCACCACGTGATGACCGAGTGGTACGGTGCCGAAGACGAGCGCTCGAAGCAACTGAAGTTCCACACCCAGACGGCGGGGCAGTCGCTGACGGCGCAACAACCGCTCAACAACATCGTCCGCGTCACGATTCAGGCGCTCGCGGGCGTCCTCGGCGGAACCCAGTCGCTTCACACCAACAGCTTCGACGAGGCACTGGCGCTCCCGTCCGAAGAGGCGGTTACGGTCGCCCTACGCACCCAACAGATAATCGCCGAGGAATCCGGCGCAGCCGACGTTATCGACCCGCTCGGCGGCAGTTTCTTCATCGAGAAACTCACCGATGAAATCGAGGACGAGGCGATGGCCTACATCGAGGAGATTCGCGAGATGGGCGACGGGTCGGTCCGCGACGGCGTCCTCGCCGGTATCGATGAAGGCTATTACCACAAGGAAATCGGCGAAGCGTCCTACGAGTACCAGTCGCGCGTCGAGAAGAACGAAGAAATCGTCGTCGGCGTCAACAAGTACGCGACCGACGGCGACACCAAACCCGACCTCCTGCACGTCGAAGACGAGGTGCAGGACCGCCAACTCGAACGCCTCGAATCGGTTAAACAAGAGCGCGACGACGAGGAAGTCGAGGCGGCACTCGACGAACTCCGCGAGACAATCGAAGCAGAAGAGAACGTCATGCCCGTGCTCGTCGATGCCGTGAAGGCCTACGCCACGATGGGTGAAATCATGGATGTCTTCGAGGCGAAGTACGGCGCGTACCGCGAGAAAATCGGTCTCGCATGA
- a CDS encoding type 2 lanthipeptide synthetase LanM family protein, producing the protein MTQQLAAREKRAIAGQARTLHERLEGPPNDHGDDPPIAPDDLLDKWRELFSDAEAFHERLAYDDLTESEVRYQLTATHWPATEPLPDWIDRLDSLLAHVSEYRSCDEARLSAPKGVPFSDLLVAFADYGLEQLDADTRSQPVAQQLGEWLIARLSRVSVRALYVEFKSFVEYHDPDLAAADPATVSNPGTTYYDQFIDAMFDGGIRKFCLEYPVLARYFTQLVTQWVTTVTLVQHRLQADRSALEARFGVDGAVTEFVPLADDTHAGGQVPVRVSFESGSVIYKPRPIDAGVSLYEVLERLDDYLETPSFSTPEYLSREGYGWMEPIEYDEPTDTAAVERYYERAGVLLCVAYVLDLPDCQYENLIVRGEQPTIIDAETLFHPPVSPTDSSSTTAIAAATSDTVLRTALLPWKVVDSDDDGSSPFLAAGLGRNSETKAVSEVSKPVIKAANTDVMTVEGESPTVDRRTNTPSVDGVDRPPERYLDAIVGGFQRTHETVCSLHEDGQFRTDILTSELVERIENRLVYRPTATYSSILRLSRARDPLRDGARLSVELERLAAPFFDGRIESDRFWGLFEAERRSLLRRDVPRFTAQPDQTMVSHDGTETGVSVDTSGYERCLQRLDAMDAADRQRQTELLRRCLDASIPDRGAPASPEPVTDDRLQREAVKHGDMVLNAAIETEAGRQWVSYIGAELPQLGLSPADNTLYAGRGGIGIAAAALYDQTGHSRFEELAVDCLDAVASDRGVSETEFGGITGTGSLVYSLSVAADLLDRPVYRERAAAHARAVTTEQLAADETFDVIDGTAGVLLGLLAHYERYGGSTVLDRALDCGKRLLDNRVSVDGHHVWTTGTGKPLPGMAHGQSGIAYALARLGAVVDDDRYETAAREALAYESTLYDPEQSNYPIPTDAGDPQYLDRWCEGRTGCALARLGIGSVLDDEALLTEANQLLSATASADRNQYDQLCCGTLGQATALLESARRTGRDETDARALVDRCVARQEQSGALCMPGHSRQLPNSTFFNGGSGVAYSLLRFANPDELPCVLLLE; encoded by the coding sequence ATGACACAGCAGCTTGCAGCACGAGAAAAACGAGCGATTGCAGGACAGGCACGCACGTTACACGAACGACTAGAGGGGCCACCGAACGACCACGGGGACGACCCACCAATCGCCCCTGACGACCTGCTCGACAAGTGGCGCGAACTGTTTTCGGACGCCGAAGCGTTCCACGAACGACTCGCGTACGACGACCTCACTGAGTCGGAGGTTCGATACCAGCTTACGGCAACACACTGGCCAGCAACTGAACCGTTACCCGACTGGATTGACCGACTCGACTCACTTCTCGCCCACGTTTCCGAGTACCGGTCCTGCGATGAAGCGCGACTCTCCGCCCCCAAGGGAGTTCCGTTCAGTGACCTATTGGTCGCATTCGCAGATTACGGGCTGGAACAACTCGACGCCGACACCCGGTCACAGCCCGTTGCCCAGCAACTCGGCGAGTGGCTCATCGCTCGACTCAGTCGAGTGTCCGTCCGAGCGCTGTACGTCGAGTTCAAGTCGTTCGTCGAGTACCACGACCCGGACCTCGCGGCAGCCGACCCGGCCACCGTCTCGAATCCGGGGACGACGTACTATGACCAGTTTATCGATGCGATGTTCGACGGCGGGATTCGGAAGTTCTGTCTCGAATATCCGGTGCTCGCCAGATACTTCACCCAGCTAGTCACCCAGTGGGTGACGACGGTTACGCTGGTTCAACACCGATTACAGGCCGACCGGTCTGCACTCGAAGCACGGTTCGGAGTCGACGGTGCGGTCACCGAATTTGTCCCGCTCGCCGACGATACACATGCAGGTGGGCAGGTTCCGGTTCGCGTCTCGTTCGAATCCGGGTCAGTCATCTACAAGCCGAGACCGATAGACGCCGGTGTCTCACTGTACGAAGTACTCGAACGGCTAGATGACTATCTGGAAACACCGTCGTTCAGTACACCGGAGTATCTGTCTCGCGAGGGCTACGGTTGGATGGAGCCTATCGAGTACGACGAACCAACCGATACGGCCGCAGTCGAACGGTACTACGAGCGGGCGGGGGTCCTCCTGTGTGTAGCGTACGTGCTCGACCTCCCCGATTGTCAGTACGAGAATCTCATCGTCCGTGGCGAACAGCCGACGATTATCGATGCGGAGACGCTGTTCCACCCACCCGTCTCTCCTACCGACTCCTCGTCCACGACAGCGATAGCCGCCGCGACGTCGGATACTGTTCTCCGAACCGCACTGTTGCCGTGGAAGGTGGTCGACAGCGACGACGACGGGTCGTCACCGTTTTTAGCCGCTGGTCTCGGGCGGAACAGCGAGACGAAAGCGGTCTCGGAGGTATCGAAACCCGTCATCAAGGCGGCCAACACAGACGTGATGACCGTCGAGGGAGAGTCGCCGACGGTCGACCGAAGAACAAACACGCCCAGCGTGGACGGTGTCGACCGACCACCTGAACGATACCTCGACGCCATCGTCGGCGGCTTTCAGCGAACCCACGAGACGGTTTGCAGCCTGCACGAGGACGGCCAGTTCCGTACCGATATCCTCACTTCGGAGCTTGTCGAGAGAATCGAAAACCGACTGGTGTATCGCCCGACGGCGACGTACAGTTCGATTCTGCGACTGAGCCGAGCACGAGACCCGCTTCGAGATGGTGCCCGACTCTCCGTCGAACTCGAACGGCTCGCAGCGCCGTTTTTCGACGGCCGAATCGAATCCGACCGGTTCTGGGGGCTGTTCGAAGCTGAACGACGGTCGCTCCTTCGTCGGGACGTACCGCGGTTCACTGCCCAACCAGACCAGACGATGGTATCGCACGATGGGACCGAGACTGGTGTTTCGGTGGATACGTCCGGGTACGAACGGTGTCTCCAGCGACTCGACGCGATGGACGCAGCCGACCGGCAACGACAAACCGAGCTTCTCCGCCGGTGTCTCGATGCGTCGATTCCGGACCGAGGGGCACCGGCGTCGCCCGAACCAGTGACTGACGACCGACTCCAGCGCGAAGCAGTCAAACACGGTGACATGGTACTCAACGCAGCAATCGAGACAGAGGCTGGTCGCCAGTGGGTCTCGTATATCGGTGCGGAGTTGCCACAGCTTGGGCTCTCACCAGCAGACAACACGCTTTACGCCGGGCGAGGTGGCATCGGGATTGCCGCAGCGGCACTGTACGACCAAACAGGCCACAGCCGTTTCGAGGAACTCGCAGTCGACTGTCTCGATGCAGTTGCCAGCGACCGGGGGGTGTCAGAAACCGAGTTCGGTGGTATCACCGGCACCGGGTCGCTCGTGTACAGCCTCTCTGTTGCCGCCGACCTTCTGGACCGACCAGTGTATCGAGAGCGTGCTGCGGCCCACGCTCGTGCTGTGACGACAGAGCAACTCGCGGCAGACGAGACATTCGACGTTATCGATGGGACCGCCGGAGTACTGCTCGGACTGCTCGCACACTACGAGCGATACGGCGGGTCGACGGTTCTCGACCGGGCGCTCGATTGTGGAAAGCGACTGCTCGACAACCGAGTCTCGGTCGATGGACACCACGTCTGGACGACTGGCACTGGAAAGCCACTGCCAGGAATGGCACACGGCCAGAGCGGTATCGCGTATGCGCTCGCCCGACTCGGTGCAGTCGTCGACGACGACCGATACGAGACGGCGGCCCGCGAGGCCCTCGCGTACGAGTCTACGTTGTACGACCCAGAGCAATCGAACTACCCGATTCCGACAGACGCCGGGGACCCCCAGTATCTGGACCGGTGGTGCGAGGGACGGACGGGATGTGCACTCGCGCGACTTGGCATCGGCAGCGTTCTCGACGACGAGGCGCTTCTCACCGAGGCAAACCAACTGCTGTCGGCGACCGCTTCGGCCGACAGGAACCAGTACGACCAGCTTTGCTGTGGCACACTCGGGCAGGCGACGGCGCTACTCGAATCGGCGCGCCGAACCGGGCGAGACGAGACTGACGCGCGTGCGCTGGTCGACCGCTGTGTCGCACGACAGGAACAGTCGGGGGCGTTGTGCATGCCCGGTCACAGCCGACAGCTTCCGAACTCGACGTTCTTCAATGGGGGAAGCGGAGTGGCGTACAGCCTGCTCCGGTTCGCCAACCCTGACGAACTTCCCTGTGTGCTTCTGCTGGAGTGA